A single window of Streptomyces sp. NBC_00464 DNA harbors:
- the rsmD gene encoding 16S rRNA (guanine(966)-N(2))-methyltransferase RsmD, producing the protein MTRVIAGAAGGRRLAVPPGTGTRPTSDRAREGLFSTWQALLGTLDGIRIADLYAGSGAVGLEALSRGAVHALLVEADAAAVRTVRDNVRTLGLPGAEVRAGKAEQIVTGPAPADPYDVVFLDPPYAVTDVDLGEILLTLRAQGWLTADALVTVERSTRGGEFSWPKGFEPLRARRYGEGTLWYGRAAATCEDAR; encoded by the coding sequence ATGACCCGCGTGATCGCAGGCGCGGCCGGCGGACGCCGCCTGGCCGTCCCGCCCGGCACCGGCACCCGCCCCACCTCCGACCGCGCGCGCGAGGGCCTGTTCTCCACCTGGCAGGCGCTCCTCGGCACGCTCGACGGCATCCGGATCGCCGACCTCTACGCGGGCTCGGGAGCCGTCGGCCTCGAAGCTCTCTCCCGCGGAGCGGTGCACGCCCTGCTCGTAGAGGCCGACGCCGCGGCTGTCCGTACCGTCCGTGACAACGTCCGCACCCTGGGCCTGCCCGGCGCCGAGGTCCGGGCCGGCAAAGCCGAACAGATCGTGACAGGACCGGCGCCGGCCGATCCGTACGACGTGGTCTTCCTCGACCCTCCGTACGCCGTGACCGACGTCGATCTTGGCGAGATCCTGCTCACACTCCGTGCTCAGGGGTGGCTCACAGCCGATGCGCTCGTCACGGTAGAGCGCAGCACCAGAGGCGGAGAATTCAGCTGGCCCAAGGGATTCGAGCCATTGCGGGCCCGTCGCTACGGCGAGGGAACGCTTTGGTACGGTCGCGCCGCCGCTACGTGCGAAGACGCACGATGA
- the recG gene encoding ATP-dependent DNA helicase RecG, translated as MDRVSAFDEPLKKLLGGATAKVMAEHLDLHTVGDLLHHYPRRYEERGRLTALTDLPLEEHVTVVAQVQDARVMMFNGGRGKRLEVTLTDGHGRLQLVFFGHGVHKPHKELLPGRRAMFAGKVSVFNRKMQLAHPTYQLLDAESDDEAGATEAVDAFAGKLLPIYPACKQLDSWRIAKAVDAVLPSAQEAVDPLPAALREGRGFTALPEALLKIHRPQTKADVAEARDRLKWDEAFVLQVALARRRYADTQLPAVARKPVPGGLLDAFDAKLPFTLTDGQVKVSKEIFDDLATEHPMHRLLQGEVGSGKTMVALRAMLGTVDAGGQAAMLAPTEVLAQQHHRSITEMMGELAEGGMLGGSDQGTKVVLLTGSMGMAARRQALLDLVTGEAGIVIGTHALIEDKVQFHDLGLVVVDEQHRFGVEQRDALRSKGKQPPHLLVMTATPIPRTVAMTVFGDLETSVLDQLPAGRSPIASHVVPAKDKPHFLSRAWERVREEVENGHQAYVVCPRIGDDEDDAAKKKGKKKAAEEKEKEEGDKRPPLAVLEIAEQLSKGLLTGLRIEVLHGRMHPDDKDDVMRRFAAGQVDVLVATTVIEVGVNVPNATAMVIMDADRFGVSQLHQLRGRVGRGSAPGLCLLVSEAHEASPARARLSAVAATLDGFELSRIDLEQRREGDVLGQAQSGVRSSLRVLSVIDDEEVIAAARQEAVTVVAEDPDLEHLPELRIALDALLDKDREEYLDKG; from the coding sequence ATGGATCGCGTGTCTGCGTTCGACGAACCCCTCAAGAAACTGCTCGGTGGCGCCACCGCGAAGGTGATGGCCGAGCACCTCGACCTGCACACGGTCGGTGATCTCCTGCATCACTACCCGAGGCGGTACGAGGAGCGCGGCCGCCTCACGGCGCTGACCGACCTCCCCCTGGAGGAGCACGTGACGGTCGTCGCCCAGGTCCAGGACGCCCGCGTGATGATGTTCAACGGCGGCCGGGGCAAGCGCCTCGAAGTGACCCTCACCGACGGCCACGGCCGGCTCCAGCTGGTCTTCTTCGGCCACGGCGTCCACAAGCCGCACAAGGAGCTGCTGCCGGGGCGGCGCGCCATGTTCGCCGGCAAGGTCTCCGTCTTCAACCGCAAGATGCAGCTGGCCCACCCCACGTACCAGCTGCTGGACGCCGAGTCCGACGACGAGGCCGGGGCGACCGAGGCCGTCGACGCCTTCGCCGGCAAGCTGCTTCCGATCTACCCCGCCTGCAAACAGCTCGACTCCTGGCGCATCGCCAAGGCGGTCGACGCGGTGCTGCCCAGCGCCCAGGAGGCCGTGGACCCGCTGCCGGCCGCGCTGCGCGAGGGCCGTGGCTTCACCGCGCTGCCCGAGGCCCTCCTGAAGATCCACCGGCCGCAGACCAAGGCCGATGTCGCCGAGGCCAGGGACCGCCTGAAGTGGGACGAGGCGTTCGTCCTCCAGGTCGCCCTGGCCCGCCGCAGATACGCGGACACCCAGCTGCCCGCCGTCGCCCGCAAGCCGGTCCCCGGCGGACTCCTCGACGCCTTCGACGCCAAACTGCCGTTCACCCTCACCGACGGCCAGGTCAAGGTCTCCAAGGAGATCTTCGACGACCTGGCGACCGAGCACCCGATGCACCGGCTGCTCCAGGGGGAAGTCGGATCGGGGAAGACGATGGTCGCGCTGCGCGCCATGCTGGGCACCGTCGACGCCGGCGGACAGGCCGCCATGCTCGCCCCCACCGAGGTCCTCGCACAGCAGCACCACAGGTCCATCACCGAGATGATGGGGGAGCTCGCCGAGGGCGGCATGCTGGGCGGCTCGGACCAGGGCACGAAGGTGGTGCTGCTGACCGGTTCGATGGGCATGGCGGCCCGTCGGCAGGCCCTTCTCGACCTGGTCACCGGCGAGGCCGGGATCGTCATCGGGACGCATGCGCTGATCGAGGACAAGGTGCAGTTCCACGACCTGGGCCTCGTCGTCGTCGACGAGCAGCACCGCTTCGGGGTGGAACAGCGCGACGCCCTGCGCTCCAAGGGGAAGCAGCCGCCGCATCTGCTCGTCATGACCGCCACTCCCATTCCCCGTACGGTCGCCATGACCGTCTTCGGCGATCTGGAGACCTCCGTCCTGGACCAGCTGCCGGCCGGCCGCTCGCCGATCGCCAGTCATGTCGTCCCCGCCAAGGACAAACCCCACTTCCTCAGCCGCGCCTGGGAACGGGTCCGCGAAGAGGTGGAGAACGGCCACCAGGCGTATGTGGTCTGCCCCCGCATCGGTGACGACGAGGACGACGCCGCCAAGAAGAAGGGGAAGAAGAAGGCCGCCGAGGAGAAGGAGAAGGAGGAGGGGGACAAGCGCCCTCCGCTCGCCGTCCTGGAGATCGCCGAGCAGCTCTCCAAGGGCCTGCTGACCGGTCTGCGCATCGAGGTGCTGCACGGCAGGATGCACCCCGACGACAAGGACGACGTGATGCGCCGCTTCGCCGCGGGCCAGGTCGACGTCCTGGTCGCCACCACCGTCATCGAGGTCGGGGTCAACGTCCCCAACGCCACCGCGATGGTGATCATGGACGCCGACCGGTTCGGCGTCTCCCAGCTCCACCAGCTGCGCGGCCGGGTGGGCCGAGGATCCGCTCCCGGTCTCTGCCTGCTGGTCAGCGAGGCCCACGAGGCGAGCCCCGCCCGCGCCCGGCTCTCCGCCGTCGCCGCCACCCTCGACGGCTTCGAACTCTCCCGGATCGACCTCGAACAGCGGCGCGAGGGCGACGTACTCGGACAGGCCCAGTCCGGGGTCCGCTCCTCGCTCCGGGTCCTGAGCGTCATCGACGACGAGGAGGTCATCGCCGCCGCCCGGCAGGAGGCCGTCACGGTCGTGGCCGAGGACCCGGACCTGGAGCACCTGCCCGAGCTGCGCATCGCCCTGGACGCCCTGCTCGACAAGGACCGCGAGGAGTACCTCGACAAGGGCTGA
- a CDS encoding HSP90 family protein, which produces MTSETSANSASTESATAQQPHTFQVDLRGLVDLLSHHLYSSPRVYLRELLQNAVDAITARRAEQPDAPALVRLYAEDGRLRVEDSGIGLTETDVHSLLATIGRSSKRDGAEGLASARADFLGQFGIGLLACFVVAAEIRVVSRSARTPGAPPVEWCARDDGSYTVRTLPDSARPEPGTTVHLTARSGSAQWLTEERVLALARDFGSLLPYDVRVGEAAVTDLPAPWDRAYPSPAGRRVALARHCHELFGFTPLDTIDLDLPLAGIRGVAHVLPSAVSPAQRAGHRVHLKGMLLTDRADELLPEWAFFVRCVIDTDSLRPTASREALYADETLAAVRDALGERIRDWLTGLAAGEPERLAEFLSVHHLGVKSLARHDSAMLRTMLPWLPFETTDGRLSLEEFARRHPVVHFTRTVEEFRQVAPIASAQGIGVVNGGYTYDTELVERLPSARPGTVVAELDADTVTAHLDSVDPEEELALGAFLTAARARLDPLGCDVALRAFHPLTVPALHLDDRSARHEQARAEAEEQADDLWAGILGSLRGSAPRARLVLNHLNPLIRRISSLDSPELAVTATEALYGQALLMAQRPLRPADSALLNRAFLGLLEWATHPAAPGHSPANPQEDGR; this is translated from the coding sequence ATGACATCTGAGACCTCAGCGAATTCCGCGTCCACCGAGTCCGCCACCGCCCAGCAGCCGCACACCTTCCAGGTGGATCTGCGCGGACTGGTCGATCTCCTCTCCCATCACCTCTACTCCTCGCCCCGCGTCTATCTGCGCGAGCTGCTGCAGAACGCCGTCGACGCCATCACGGCCCGGCGTGCCGAGCAGCCGGACGCGCCCGCTCTGGTGCGGCTGTACGCCGAGGACGGCCGGCTGCGCGTCGAGGACAGCGGCATCGGTCTGACCGAGACGGATGTGCACAGCCTCCTCGCCACGATCGGCCGCAGCTCCAAGCGCGACGGGGCGGAGGGGCTCGCCTCGGCGCGCGCGGACTTCCTCGGCCAGTTCGGCATCGGGCTGCTGGCCTGCTTCGTCGTCGCGGCCGAGATCCGGGTGGTGAGCCGCTCCGCGCGGACGCCCGGCGCCCCGCCCGTGGAGTGGTGCGCCCGTGACGACGGTTCGTACACCGTCCGTACGCTCCCCGACAGCGCGCGCCCCGAGCCCGGCACCACCGTGCATCTGACGGCCCGTTCCGGCAGCGCCCAGTGGCTCACCGAGGAACGGGTGCTCGCGCTGGCCAGGGACTTCGGCTCGCTCCTGCCCTACGACGTACGGGTCGGCGAGGCGGCCGTCACCGATCTGCCCGCACCGTGGGACCGCGCGTACCCGAGTCCGGCGGGTCGGCGGGTGGCGCTGGCGCGCCACTGCCACGAGCTGTTCGGCTTCACCCCGCTCGACACGATCGATCTCGATCTGCCGCTCGCCGGGATCCGCGGGGTGGCCCATGTCCTGCCGTCAGCCGTCAGTCCGGCACAGCGCGCGGGCCACCGGGTCCATCTGAAGGGCATGCTGCTGACGGACCGGGCGGACGAGCTGCTGCCCGAGTGGGCGTTCTTCGTGCGGTGCGTCATCGACACGGACAGTCTGCGGCCCACCGCCTCCCGGGAGGCGCTGTACGCGGACGAGACCCTGGCCGCGGTCCGGGACGCGCTGGGCGAGCGGATCAGGGACTGGCTGACCGGTCTGGCCGCGGGCGAACCGGAGCGACTGGCGGAGTTCCTGTCCGTGCACCACCTGGGTGTGAAGTCGCTCGCCCGGCACGACAGCGCCATGCTGCGCACGATGCTGCCGTGGCTGCCGTTCGAGACGACGGACGGACGGCTGTCGCTGGAGGAGTTCGCCCGGCGCCATCCGGTGGTGCACTTCACCCGGACCGTGGAGGAGTTCCGGCAGGTCGCGCCGATCGCCTCCGCGCAGGGCATCGGGGTCGTCAACGGCGGGTACACGTACGACACCGAGCTGGTCGAGCGGCTGCCCTCGGCCCGGCCGGGGACGGTGGTCGCGGAGCTGGACGCCGACACGGTCACCGCCCACCTGGACTCCGTCGACCCGGAGGAGGAGCTGGCGCTCGGCGCGTTCCTCACGGCGGCGCGCGCCAGGCTGGACCCGCTGGGCTGCGATGTGGCGTTGCGCGCCTTCCACCCGCTGACGGTGCCGGCGCTGCATCTGGACGACCGTTCGGCCCGCCACGAGCAGGCGCGCGCCGAGGCCGAGGAGCAGGCGGACGATCTGTGGGCGGGCATTCTCGGCTCGCTGCGCGGCAGTGCGCCGCGGGCCCGGCTCGTACTGAACCATCTCAATCCGTTGATCCGCCGGATCAGTTCGCTGGACAGCCCGGAGCTGGCGGTGACCGCGACGGAGGCGCTGTACGGGCAGGCGCTGCTGATGGCCCAGCGGCCGCTGCGGCCGGCCGACTCGGCGCTGCTGAACCGGGCCTTCCTCGGCCTGCTGGAGTGGGCCACCCATCCCGCCGCCCCGGGGCACTCCCCCGCGAACCCTCAGGAGGACGGCCGATGA
- a CDS encoding tetratricopeptide repeat protein — protein MSADAATIRQALRDNQEEPEGPARNARAERLLTEAEQSGDAALLVEALVHQLQVYNYSSEKDKMFVPFARLLRLWDERPGDFDPFMTHHLFWMFKWVSSSMVDQPHIPLASIEKWQSEMEHRYRLAGHSERAVRQGELEIARHLGDLERAGQAYTAWQAADRDRMANCHACELHEQGSWQALRGLDEEALAAWAPVLEGEHVCAHEPHAVLAASLLPLLRTGRAEQARAHHLRGYRMVRPMESMRYSVALHVEFCVLTGNEPRALEILADRPAYFTDSGNPGSLTDYLTVTALLMDRLTGLGHGAQSVPGPAGTDWTAASLAVEARAQALALAARFDARNGNAYVGEQVRERLARRPLLDRLPLGVRAVRLTAPSAPPASAVAPAAAEPAQDLAGLLAEAHRLSDAQHPDAGSAWRAVAERAGQPGEADALTAHDRANVADHRAMDGSLPPAEAAEVFRTAARLYEAAGDHGEAVAADARGAFLRSTQDGAADEALTEIAPLVERALALHAEGGATDRQASGVLVCRARILQQLMLRAADEEATDAAVAALGQAAHEVLAFAEALRTRDKVATRVSEALGFLADVAAYRGDGPAAAELYARAAAEVHAAELPWYAVEYESRTARLAAQLDDHETAERAARAALEHGGTSLSAAGRARLHLQLAEVLGATGQFAQATEHALDAAHWADEADESESLGVYARHQLGGWLLRLGRAAEAAAVLEAVLPDISAEDHGEGMVVQTLWWLGDGLSALGEPRAAAEYWLRAADIARGWPEQDDHAMLAQLAGQALFRAELNPEAERAYERAGELWRGLGDVPALVRTLRVRAWIAVREGQPGLEAARAFMAAAERECEGPQLRTELADTYRQTAELLAHACEGEPGEAADDPARIAYEEALGYVERASTAFHEAGPDHLGRRTAADLMAAWLEADLGRADAALRRASEVLAAYEGVPAGTDETVDERRSEVESLRRYVA, from the coding sequence ATGAGCGCCGATGCCGCGACGATCCGCCAGGCACTGCGGGACAACCAGGAGGAGCCGGAGGGGCCCGCGCGCAACGCGCGTGCGGAGCGGCTGCTGACCGAGGCGGAGCAGAGCGGGGACGCGGCGCTGCTGGTCGAGGCGCTCGTCCATCAGCTGCAGGTCTACAACTACAGCTCCGAGAAGGACAAGATGTTCGTCCCGTTCGCGCGGCTGCTGCGGCTGTGGGACGAACGGCCGGGCGACTTCGACCCGTTCATGACCCACCACCTCTTCTGGATGTTCAAGTGGGTCTCCAGTTCCATGGTCGACCAGCCGCACATCCCGCTCGCCTCCATCGAGAAGTGGCAGAGCGAGATGGAGCACCGCTACCGGCTGGCGGGGCATTCCGAGCGGGCGGTGCGCCAGGGCGAGCTGGAGATCGCCCGGCATCTGGGCGATCTGGAGCGGGCCGGGCAGGCGTACACCGCCTGGCAGGCGGCGGACCGGGACCGGATGGCCAACTGCCACGCCTGCGAGCTGCACGAGCAGGGCAGCTGGCAGGCGCTGCGGGGGCTGGACGAGGAGGCGCTGGCGGCCTGGGCGCCGGTGCTGGAGGGAGAGCACGTCTGCGCGCACGAACCGCATGCGGTGCTGGCCGCCTCGCTTCTCCCGCTGCTGCGGACGGGGCGTGCGGAGCAGGCCCGCGCGCATCATCTGCGCGGGTACCGGATGGTCCGGCCGATGGAGAGCATGCGCTACTCGGTCGCGCTGCACGTCGAGTTCTGTGTGCTGACCGGCAACGAGCCCCGCGCTCTGGAGATCCTGGCGGACCGGCCCGCGTACTTCACCGACAGCGGGAATCCCGGCAGCCTGACGGACTACCTGACCGTCACCGCCTTGCTGATGGACCGGCTGACCGGACTGGGGCACGGTGCGCAGTCCGTACCCGGCCCGGCCGGCACGGACTGGACCGCCGCGTCGCTGGCCGTCGAGGCCAGGGCCCAGGCGCTCGCCCTCGCGGCCCGCTTCGACGCACGCAACGGCAACGCGTACGTGGGTGAGCAGGTGCGGGAACGCCTGGCGCGCCGCCCTCTGCTGGACCGGCTGCCTCTGGGCGTACGGGCCGTGCGGCTCACGGCGCCGTCCGCTCCGCCGGCTTCCGCGGTGGCGCCCGCCGCGGCGGAACCCGCGCAGGACCTGGCCGGGCTGCTGGCCGAGGCGCACCGGCTCTCGGACGCCCAGCATCCGGACGCCGGGTCCGCCTGGCGGGCGGTCGCGGAGCGGGCCGGGCAGCCCGGGGAGGCCGACGCACTGACGGCCCACGACCGGGCGAACGTGGCGGACCATCGCGCGATGGACGGTTCGCTGCCGCCCGCCGAGGCGGCGGAGGTGTTCCGGACGGCCGCCCGGCTGTACGAGGCGGCCGGCGACCACGGCGAGGCCGTCGCGGCGGACGCCAGGGGCGCCTTCCTCCGCTCGACGCAGGACGGCGCGGCCGACGAGGCGCTGACGGAGATCGCCCCGCTCGTGGAGCGGGCTCTCGCCCTGCACGCGGAGGGCGGGGCCACGGACCGGCAGGCGAGCGGGGTGCTGGTCTGCCGGGCCCGGATCCTTCAGCAGCTGATGTTGCGGGCCGCGGACGAGGAGGCCACGGACGCGGCGGTCGCCGCTCTCGGACAGGCGGCGCACGAGGTGCTCGCCTTCGCCGAAGCCCTGCGTACGCGGGACAAGGTGGCCACCCGCGTCTCCGAGGCGCTGGGCTTCCTCGCGGACGTCGCGGCCTACCGCGGCGACGGTCCGGCGGCGGCGGAGCTGTACGCGCGAGCGGCCGCCGAGGTCCACGCGGCGGAACTGCCCTGGTACGCCGTCGAGTACGAGTCCCGGACCGCACGGCTCGCCGCGCAGCTCGACGACCACGAGACGGCGGAGCGGGCCGCGCGGGCCGCGCTGGAGCACGGCGGGACGTCGCTGTCGGCCGCCGGGCGGGCCCGGCTCCATCTCCAGCTGGCCGAAGTGCTCGGCGCCACGGGTCAGTTCGCGCAGGCGACGGAGCACGCCCTCGACGCCGCGCACTGGGCCGACGAGGCGGACGAGAGCGAATCGCTGGGGGTCTACGCCCGGCACCAGCTCGGCGGCTGGCTGCTTCGGCTGGGGCGCGCGGCGGAGGCGGCGGCCGTGCTGGAGGCCGTACTGCCCGATATCTCGGCCGAGGACCACGGGGAGGGCATGGTCGTCCAGACGCTGTGGTGGCTCGGCGACGGACTGTCCGCACTCGGTGAGCCTCGGGCCGCGGCGGAGTACTGGCTGCGGGCGGCGGACATCGCGCGCGGCTGGCCGGAGCAGGACGACCACGCGATGCTGGCCCAGCTCGCCGGGCAGGCGCTGTTCCGGGCCGAGCTGAACCCCGAGGCCGAGCGGGCGTACGAGCGGGCCGGGGAGCTGTGGCGGGGGCTGGGTGACGTTCCCGCGCTGGTACGGACCTTGCGGGTGCGGGCCTGGATCGCGGTCCGGGAGGGACAGCCGGGGCTCGAAGCGGCGCGGGCGTTCATGGCCGCGGCGGAGCGGGAGTGCGAGGGGCCGCAGCTGCGGACGGAGCTCGCGGACACCTACCGCCAGACCGCCGAACTGCTCGCCCACGCGTGCGAGGGCGAGCCGGGCGAGGCGGCGGACGATCCGGCGCGGATCGCGTACGAGGAGGCGCTCGGGTACGTCGAGCGGGCGTCGACGGCCTTCCACGAGGCCGGCCCCGACCACCTCGGCCGGCGCACGGCCGCCGACCTGATGGCCGCCTGGCTGGAGGCGGACCTGGGCCGCGCGGACGCGGCGCTGAGGCGGGCCTCGGAGGTCCTCGCGGCGTACGAGGGGGTGCCGGCGGGCACGGACGAGACGGTGGACGAGCGGCGGTCGGAGGTGGAGTCGCTACGGCGGTACGTGGCGTAG
- a CDS encoding DAK2 domain-containing protein has translation MPQTADDLDAVAVRTWCSLALDALGREREAIDAINVYPVADGDTGTNLYLTVESAAAAVEAVFAAHETGTSVPSTADAVRAMAHGALIGARGNSGTILAQLLRGMAGVLAEGAGTGSLRIALARAAASAREAVAHPVEGTVLTVATEAAEAAGRTPDGAGAPAVAQAAYEGARTALEATPGQLAVLGRAGVVDAGGRGLVAVLGALVEAVSGRAPERVYEAAAAPATAAAVDCPAGDDPQDGPAFEVIYLLEADDEAVERLRTRLDGLGDSLVVVGGDGLWNVHVHVDDAGAAVEAGVEAGRPYRIRITHFAADRVHARPEPAQRAVVVVVPGDGLGGLCAEAGATTVLARPGEPPASGELVDAIRRAHAREVVLLPNDGDLRHTAAAAAEQARTEGIRVALIPTRAAVQGIAALAVHEPDRSFDEDVVAMTAAAGATRYAELAVAERQSWTMAGICQAGDILGLIDGDVAVIGEDVPETARKVLDRMLAAGGELVTLVLGEDVPDTLADALEEHVREGYLAVDTVVYRGGHQCAPLLIGVE, from the coding sequence GTGCCGCAGACCGCCGACGACCTGGACGCCGTCGCGGTGCGTACCTGGTGCTCACTGGCGCTGGACGCACTGGGCCGGGAGCGTGAGGCCATCGACGCGATCAACGTGTATCCCGTCGCCGACGGCGACACCGGAACCAATCTCTATCTGACCGTGGAATCCGCGGCGGCGGCCGTCGAGGCCGTCTTCGCCGCCCACGAGACCGGCACCTCGGTACCCTCCACCGCCGACGCGGTACGCGCCATGGCGCACGGGGCGCTGATCGGGGCCCGCGGGAACTCCGGCACGATCCTGGCCCAGCTGCTGCGCGGCATGGCCGGGGTACTGGCCGAGGGGGCGGGCACCGGATCGCTGCGCATCGCCCTGGCCAGGGCCGCGGCGTCGGCCCGCGAGGCGGTCGCCCACCCCGTCGAGGGCACGGTCCTGACCGTGGCCACCGAGGCCGCCGAGGCCGCGGGGCGGACGCCGGACGGCGCCGGAGCGCCCGCGGTGGCGCAGGCGGCGTACGAAGGGGCGCGGACGGCCCTGGAAGCGACTCCCGGGCAGCTCGCCGTGCTCGGCCGCGCCGGGGTCGTCGACGCCGGCGGGCGGGGTCTGGTGGCGGTGCTCGGCGCACTGGTCGAGGCGGTCTCCGGCCGGGCCCCGGAACGGGTGTACGAGGCAGCGGCCGCTCCCGCCACTGCCGCCGCCGTGGACTGCCCCGCGGGCGACGACCCGCAGGACGGCCCGGCCTTCGAGGTCATCTACCTGCTGGAGGCCGACGACGAAGCCGTGGAGCGGCTGCGGACCCGGCTCGACGGGCTGGGCGACTCCCTCGTGGTGGTCGGCGGCGACGGCCTGTGGAACGTCCATGTGCACGTCGACGACGCGGGAGCGGCGGTGGAGGCCGGGGTCGAGGCCGGGCGGCCGTACCGCATCCGGATCACCCACTTCGCCGCGGACCGGGTGCACGCCCGCCCCGAACCCGCCCAGCGCGCGGTCGTGGTGGTCGTCCCGGGCGACGGCCTCGGCGGCCTGTGCGCGGAGGCCGGGGCGACGACGGTGCTGGCACGGCCCGGGGAGCCCCCGGCCAGCGGTGAGCTCGTGGACGCCATCCGCCGTGCGCACGCCCGCGAGGTGGTGCTCCTGCCCAACGACGGGGACCTGCGCCACACCGCCGCGGCTGCCGCCGAGCAGGCCCGGACCGAGGGCATCCGGGTAGCCCTCATCCCCACCCGCGCCGCGGTCCAGGGCATCGCCGCCCTGGCCGTCCACGAACCGGACCGCAGCTTCGACGAGGACGTCGTCGCGATGACCGCGGCGGCCGGCGCCACCCGCTACGCCGAACTGGCCGTCGCCGAACGGCAGTCCTGGACCATGGCGGGCATCTGCCAGGCCGGCGACATCCTCGGCCTGATCGACGGCGATGTGGCCGTCATCGGCGAGGACGTCCCCGAAACGGCCCGGAAGGTACTGGACCGGATGCTGGCGGCGGGCGGCGAACTCGTCACTCTGGTCCTCGGCGAGGACGTCCCCGACACCCTGGCCGACGCGCTGGAGGAACACGTCCGTGAGGGCTACCTGGCGGTGGACACGGTGGTCTACCGCGGCGGCCACCAGTGCGCTCCGCTGCTGATCGGGGTGGAGTAG
- the rpmB gene encoding 50S ribosomal protein L28: MAANCDVCGKGPSFGNSISHSHRRTSRRWNPNIQRVRAVVGRTPKRLNVCTSCIKAGKVAR; the protein is encoded by the coding sequence GTGGCTGCCAACTGCGACGTTTGCGGCAAGGGGCCGAGCTTCGGCAACAGCATTTCGCACTCGCACCGCCGTACGTCCCGTCGCTGGAATCCCAACATCCAGCGCGTGCGTGCCGTGGTCGGGCGGACGCCGAAGCGGCTCAACGTCTGCACCTCGTGCATCAAGGCCGGCAAGGTCGCGCGCTGA
- the thiD gene encoding bifunctional hydroxymethylpyrimidine kinase/phosphomethylpyrimidine kinase, protein MPIPSAVPPRVLTVAGSDSGGGAGIQADLKTMLAFGAHGMSVLTAVTAQNSLGVQGAWELPAEAVRAQYRSVVDDIGVNAVKTGMLASALLVETVAELLAGTDAPVVVDPVGVSKHGDPLLAAEALDSVRTKLLPVATVATPNLDEVAQLTGITVTDEAGMRQAAAALLGYGPRWVVVKGGHLPGEPVDLLTDGIEEHWLRAPRHDNRHTHGTGCTLASAIACGLALGQDVPTAVQGAKAYVTGAIAAGFPLGSGIGPVDHGWRLRGAR, encoded by the coding sequence ATGCCGATACCTTCCGCCGTACCGCCCCGAGTGCTCACCGTCGCCGGATCCGATTCCGGCGGCGGTGCGGGCATCCAGGCCGACCTGAAGACGATGCTGGCGTTCGGTGCGCACGGGATGAGCGTGCTGACCGCAGTCACCGCACAGAACTCGCTGGGCGTACAGGGCGCCTGGGAGCTGCCCGCGGAGGCCGTACGCGCCCAGTACCGCAGCGTCGTGGACGACATCGGCGTGAACGCGGTCAAGACCGGCATGCTGGCGTCGGCGCTGCTCGTCGAGACCGTCGCCGAACTTCTCGCCGGGACGGACGCCCCCGTCGTCGTCGACCCGGTCGGCGTCTCCAAGCACGGAGACCCGCTGCTGGCCGCAGAGGCGCTCGACTCGGTCCGTACGAAGCTGCTGCCCGTCGCGACCGTGGCGACCCCGAACCTCGACGAAGTGGCACAGCTCACCGGCATCACGGTCACCGACGAGGCCGGAATGCGACAGGCCGCGGCCGCACTGCTCGGATACGGGCCCCGCTGGGTGGTCGTCAAGGGCGGTCATCTGCCGGGCGAACCCGTCGACCTGCTCACGGACGGCATCGAGGAGCACTGGCTGCGCGCCCCCCGCCACGACAACCGCCACACCCACGGCACGGGCTGCACCCTCGCCTCCGCCATCGCCTGCGGACTGGCCCTGGGCCAGGACGTGCCCACGGCGGTACAGGGCGCGAAGGCCTACGTCACAGGCGCCATCGCGGCGGGCTTTCCCCTGGGGTCGGGGATCGGCCCGGTCGACCACGGGTGGCGGCTGCGCGGCGCCCGCTGA